A single genomic interval of Microbacterium sp. zg-Y1090 harbors:
- a CDS encoding VOC family protein, producing MQQRVSLITLGVSDLDRAIAFYRALGWEPHRRSVPGDIAFFQAGGMVMALWSRAALAADSGMADNGGWGGVTLAHNVESRTEVDAVLSAAQQAGARIARPAAETEWGGYSGVFVDVDGHPWEVAVNPGWPLDPDGSVRLR from the coding sequence ATGCAGCAGCGGGTGTCGCTGATCACCCTCGGGGTCTCGGACCTGGATCGGGCGATCGCGTTCTATCGTGCGCTCGGCTGGGAACCGCACCGTCGCTCGGTTCCCGGCGACATCGCCTTCTTCCAGGCCGGCGGCATGGTCATGGCACTGTGGTCACGGGCAGCCCTGGCGGCGGACTCCGGCATGGCCGACAACGGCGGCTGGGGCGGAGTGACCCTCGCCCACAATGTGGAGTCGCGCACGGAGGTCGACGCTGTCCTGAGCGCAGCGCAGCAGGCCGGCGCCCGCATCGCGCGACCGGCGGCTGAGACCGAGTGGGGCGGCTACTCGGGAGTCTTCGTGGACGTCGACGGACACCCGTGGGAGGTGGCGGTCAATCCCGGCTGGCCGCTGGACCCCGATGGTTCGGTGCGCCTGCGCTGA